One genomic segment of Novisyntrophococcus fermenticellae includes these proteins:
- a CDS encoding bifunctional folylpolyglutamate synthase/dihydrofolate synthase, producing the protein MNYEEARAFIEERSRYGGELGLDAIRKLLDEVGHPEKKLLFIHIAGTNGKGSVLAHISTVLALAGYRVGRYISPTIYSYQERIQVNGVPINREDFTRLAEGLKVCTDHMERSGLRKPSPFELETVLGFLYFKEQGCDYVVLECGLGGLHDATNVIPIENKKLAVLTSISMDHMEYLGDTLEKITLQKAGIIGPGVPVVSAPQKPEAGAALHNYCDRNGYELKEANLSEARLTKRTLEGQSFRYDGQEISILLAGEPQIENAVTAYEALQMMIRHGLKLTNSQIVDGMAATRWDGRFTRISENPDIFVDGAHNPDAAEKLRMSIGEYLAGRRLVFINGMFSDKDYDAVARITAPLAEQIFTIATPGNARALSPEKLAGTISKYNTRVLPCATIGEAVDAARLAAGKDGAIVCFGSLSFIGELTAIVQGERNQEEFLCRT; encoded by the coding sequence GTGAATTACGAAGAAGCCAGAGCCTTTATTGAAGAAAGATCCCGATATGGAGGGGAATTAGGATTGGATGCAATCAGAAAGTTGTTAGATGAGGTTGGGCATCCGGAAAAAAAATTGTTATTTATACATATTGCTGGAACGAACGGCAAGGGATCGGTTCTTGCCCATATCTCCACAGTCCTGGCGCTGGCCGGATACCGGGTGGGCAGATATATATCTCCGACTATTTACAGCTACCAGGAGCGGATACAGGTGAATGGAGTGCCAATCAACAGGGAAGATTTTACCAGGCTTGCTGAGGGTTTAAAGGTGTGCACAGATCATATGGAGAGATCCGGTTTACGGAAACCGTCACCTTTTGAGCTGGAAACAGTATTGGGTTTCTTATATTTTAAGGAACAAGGATGCGATTATGTGGTGCTGGAATGTGGACTTGGCGGTTTGCATGATGCTACGAATGTGATTCCGATTGAGAACAAGAAGCTGGCTGTGCTGACTTCAATCAGTATGGATCATATGGAATATCTGGGAGATACTCTGGAGAAGATAACTTTACAGAAAGCGGGGATCATCGGGCCGGGGGTACCTGTTGTGTCAGCTCCGCAAAAGCCTGAAGCAGGAGCCGCTCTTCACAACTACTGTGATCGGAATGGGTATGAGCTGAAAGAGGCGAATCTTTCTGAAGCAAGGTTAACAAAGCGTACGCTGGAAGGGCAGAGTTTCCGATATGATGGACAGGAGATCAGTATTTTACTGGCTGGAGAGCCTCAGATTGAGAATGCAGTTACTGCTTATGAAGCACTGCAGATGATGATCCGCCATGGACTGAAGCTGACAAATTCGCAGATTGTAGATGGAATGGCTGCAACCAGATGGGATGGGAGGTTTACCAGGATTTCTGAAAATCCTGACATCTTTGTGGATGGAGCACATAATCCGGATGCGGCCGAAAAACTGCGGATGTCTATTGGGGAATATCTGGCCGGCAGAAGACTGGTTTTTATTAATGGCATGTTTTCTGATAAAGATTATGATGCGGTGGCCCGAATCACGGCCCCTCTCGCGGAACAGATCTTTACAATTGCAACACCGGGTAATGCAAGGGCACTTTCACCGGAAAAACTGGCCGGGACCATAAGTAAATATAACACAAGGGTTTTGCCCTGTGCCACAATAGGTGAAGCGGTGGATGCCGCAAGGCTTGCAGCAGGAAAGGATGGGGCGATTGTCTGTTTTGGCTCCCTGTCATTTATAGGAGAATTGACGGCCATTGTTCAGGGTGAAAGGAATCAGGAGGAATTTTTATGCCGGACTTAG
- a CDS encoding sensor histidine kinase yields MKLNFVKNYSQRIITYLIISGLVTLLAEGIIIFSLRGIENYFRKTGYRSAVFGPDGMRPEYRMMIIIMFGIITFILCFYVWMRDTISYLNLIIRKVKDISEGDFDHQIEVRGNDEFASMAQNLNQMQKNIKDIMERERLAEHTKNDLVSSVAHDIRTPLTSILGYLGWVREKKDMDDTTRDKYIEIVYDKAKRLEQLTNELFGFVKLEHNELKLQIARLDLIQLMEQMLDEMTPSFVKYEIEVEFHHPGNPVWIEADGELMARLFGNLLNNAIKYGKEGKQILIKMEQGTDWVVTKVVNYGHVIPKEELDSIFLKFYRTEQSRSRNTGGTGLGLAIVWQIAQLHNGTIRVKSDLQGTVFEVDLPLYQSGKREGT; encoded by the coding sequence TTGAAGCTTAATTTTGTTAAAAATTACAGTCAGAGGATAATAACCTACCTCATAATATCGGGTCTGGTGACACTGCTTGCAGAAGGAATTATTATCTTCTCACTTCGTGGGATAGAAAATTATTTCCGAAAAACCGGCTATCGAAGTGCAGTGTTCGGTCCGGATGGGATGCGGCCGGAGTACCGTATGATGATCATAATCATGTTCGGAATCATCACCTTCATCCTTTGCTTTTATGTCTGGATGAGAGATACCATATCTTACTTGAATCTGATTATCCGGAAGGTAAAGGATATTTCCGAAGGAGACTTTGACCATCAAATTGAGGTGAGGGGTAATGACGAATTTGCCTCCATGGCACAGAATCTGAATCAGATGCAGAAGAATATCAAGGATATTATGGAGCGGGAACGGCTGGCGGAGCATACAAAAAATGATCTGGTGTCCAGCGTGGCCCATGACATCAGGACACCGCTCACATCAATTCTGGGTTACCTTGGCTGGGTGAGGGAAAAGAAGGATATGGACGATACAACAAGGGATAAGTATATTGAAATCGTCTATGATAAGGCCAAACGTCTGGAGCAGCTGACCAATGAGTTGTTTGGATTTGTAAAACTCGAGCATAACGAGCTTAAGCTTCAGATTGCCCGGCTGGATTTGATTCAGCTGATGGAACAGATGCTGGATGAAATGACGCCAAGCTTCGTAAAATACGAGATTGAGGTAGAATTCCACCATCCGGGGAACCCCGTATGGATTGAAGCAGACGGCGAGCTTATGGCCCGGCTTTTCGGCAATCTTTTGAATAATGCGATCAAGTATGGGAAAGAGGGAAAGCAGATTCTGATAAAGATGGAGCAGGGCACCGACTGGGTGGTGACAAAGGTGGTAAATTATGGTCATGTGATACCGAAAGAAGAACTGGATTCTATTTTCCTTAAGTTCTATCGTACGGAACAGTCCCGTTCCAGGAATACAGGAGGAACAGGATTAGGTCTTGCTATCGTCTGGCAGATCGCACAGCTCCATAACGGAACAATAAGGGTGAAAAGCGATCTTCAGGGAACTGTTTTTGAGGTGGATCTGCCTCTTTATCAAAGCGGAAAAAGGGAAGGAACTTGA
- a CDS encoding putative ABC transporter permease, with amino-acid sequence MRTQKRWLVKNVFLFLIGYCIYLAIEVTYRGFSFRLMGIVGGLAMIALSEISSEFMRGYQLPLQMLAGAAIITSFELISGTFALFVLDIRMWDYSGLWLSSLSGLVCPLFSLFWFFLSGVGIVFADAWEYYVMWGDRRPRYRIFRWKIELPERHRQSENAH; translated from the coding sequence ATGAGAACACAGAAAAGGTGGCTTGTTAAAAATGTTTTTCTTTTTCTAATAGGATATTGTATTTATCTCGCAATTGAAGTTACTTACAGGGGATTTAGTTTCCGGCTTATGGGAATTGTGGGCGGTTTAGCGATGATTGCCTTATCGGAAATTTCTTCTGAGTTTATGCGGGGATATCAGCTTCCGCTTCAGATGCTTGCAGGAGCTGCCATTATTACTTCTTTTGAACTGATTTCCGGTACTTTTGCATTATTTGTCCTGGATATCCGGATGTGGGATTACAGCGGTCTGTGGCTCAGTTCTCTTAGTGGACTGGTATGCCCTCTCTTCTCTTTATTCTGGTTTTTCCTTTCAGGTGTGGGAATCGTGTTTGCCGATGCATGGGAGTATTACGTGATGTGGGGTGACCGTCGGCCCAGATACCGTATCTTCCGATGGAAGATTGAACTGCCGGAAAGGCACAGGCAAAGTGAAAATGCACACTAG
- a CDS encoding aspartate carbamoyltransferase regulatory subunit produces MLNVGQIAEGFVLDHIKAGKAMTIYHDLKLDKLDCTVAIIKNARSNKLGKKDIIKVECPVDMLDLDILGFIDHNITVNIIEDCKIIDKKKLCLPRQIVNVIKCKNPRCITSIEQELEQVFILSDPEKEVYRCKYCEEKYSGNRNK; encoded by the coding sequence ATGTTAAATGTCGGACAGATAGCAGAAGGATTTGTATTAGACCATATCAAAGCCGGAAAGGCGATGACGATTTATCATGATTTGAAACTGGACAAGCTGGACTGCACGGTGGCAATTATTAAAAATGCCCGCAGCAATAAACTTGGAAAGAAAGATATTATTAAGGTAGAGTGCCCGGTGGATATGTTAGATCTAGATATACTGGGTTTCATTGACCACAATATTACAGTCAACATTATTGAAGACTGTAAAATTATCGATAAAAAGAAACTGTGTCTGCCCAGGCAAATCGTGAATGTAATAAAATGCAAAAATCCGCGCTGCATTACCTCCATTGAGCAGGAACTGGAGCAGGTATTTATCCTTTCTGATCCGGAAAAAGAAGTTTACCGATGCAAGTACTGCGAAGAGAAGTATAGCGGGAACAGAAATAAATAG
- a CDS encoding response regulator transcription factor: MEETNILVVDDEKEIADLLEIYLISDGFHVLKAYSAMEGLRILESQKVDLVLLDVMMPNMNGIEMCRKIRESNNIPIIIVSAKTQDIDKIVGLSTGADDYVSKPFNPLELMARVKSQLRRYRELNPSKKKKAGDIITLKNLVINKSTHQVYCYDENIKLTPIEFEILYLLASNPGRVFSTNEIFESVWHEKFYEANNTVMVHIRRLRGKMHDDTREDKIITTVWGVGYKIEA, from the coding sequence ATGGAAGAAACAAACATATTGGTTGTAGATGATGAAAAAGAGATTGCGGATCTTCTGGAAATTTATCTGATCAGTGATGGATTTCATGTTTTGAAGGCATATAGTGCCATGGAGGGATTAAGAATTCTGGAAAGTCAGAAGGTAGACCTGGTTCTGCTGGATGTGATGATGCCTAATATGAATGGAATTGAGATGTGCCGGAAGATTCGTGAATCAAATAATATACCGATCATCATAGTGAGTGCGAAAACCCAGGATATAGATAAAATTGTGGGGCTATCAACAGGTGCGGATGATTATGTATCCAAGCCCTTTAATCCCCTGGAACTTATGGCGAGGGTAAAGTCCCAGCTGCGCCGCTACAGGGAGTTGAATCCATCTAAAAAAAAGAAAGCCGGGGATATTATTACCCTTAAAAATCTGGTAATTAATAAATCCACACATCAGGTATACTGTTATGATGAAAATATTAAACTTACACCTATAGAATTCGAGATATTGTATTTACTGGCTTCCAATCCGGGCAGGGTATTTTCCACTAATGAAATTTTTGAAAGTGTCTGGCATGAAAAGTTCTATGAGGCGAATAACACAGTAATGGTTCATATCAGGCGCCTGAGGGGAAAGATGCATGATGACACAAGGGAAGATAAAATTATAACAACAGTATGGGGAGTTGGATATAAAATTGAAGCTTAA
- the pheA gene encoding prephenate dehydratase: protein MPDLGKIRNEIDIIDNQILELFERRMKLTEEVAQFKIETGKQIFDQEREIFKLQKLEDSAGNPFNARGIQEIFRQMMSISRKRQYQLLTENHVEQPVDYVQVDKLPIEGARVIFQGIEGAYTFEAMQVFFGRDIQSSHVETWKEAMELVAEGQADYAVLPIENSTAGVVFDIYDLMAEYPNYIVGEQIIRIEHQLLGVPSAEISDIHTVYSHPQGLAQCKRYLEQYPDWEQKKVLNTAIAAKKVAEDGDRSQAAIASRTAAQYFGLKVLDNQGLSTDTNSTRFIVISNQKRFVKKAGKISIYFELPHESGSLYNMLSHVIYNNLNMTKIESRPIEGRNWEYRFFIDFEGNLSDAAVKNALRGIDAEASYLRILGNY, encoded by the coding sequence ATGCCGGACTTAGGAAAAATAAGAAACGAAATAGATATTATTGATAATCAGATTTTGGAATTGTTCGAACGGCGGATGAAACTGACCGAAGAGGTGGCGCAGTTTAAAATAGAGACAGGCAAACAAATATTTGACCAGGAAAGAGAAATCTTTAAGCTTCAGAAACTGGAAGATTCCGCGGGCAATCCGTTTAATGCCAGGGGAATACAGGAGATTTTCCGGCAGATGATGTCCATCAGCAGGAAGCGGCAATACCAGCTGTTGACAGAAAATCATGTGGAACAGCCTGTGGATTATGTTCAGGTGGATAAACTTCCTATTGAAGGGGCCAGAGTAATATTTCAGGGAATCGAGGGAGCTTATACCTTTGAGGCCATGCAGGTATTTTTTGGCCGGGATATACAAAGTTCCCATGTGGAGACTTGGAAGGAGGCCATGGAATTGGTTGCTGAGGGGCAGGCGGACTATGCTGTCCTGCCTATAGAAAATTCCACGGCGGGCGTAGTTTTTGATATCTATGATCTGATGGCCGAATATCCCAATTATATAGTGGGTGAGCAGATTATCAGAATCGAGCATCAGCTGTTGGGAGTACCCAGTGCAGAAATATCAGATATTCATACGGTATATTCCCATCCGCAGGGATTGGCTCAGTGTAAGCGGTATCTGGAGCAATACCCGGACTGGGAGCAGAAAAAAGTATTAAATACCGCAATTGCCGCAAAGAAAGTGGCTGAAGATGGTGACAGAAGCCAGGCAGCCATCGCGAGCCGGACAGCGGCCCAATATTTTGGCCTGAAGGTTCTGGACAATCAGGGGTTGTCCACGGACACGAATTCTACTCGCTTTATCGTTATATCGAATCAGAAGAGGTTTGTTAAAAAGGCCGGAAAAATCAGTATCTATTTTGAACTGCCCCATGAGAGTGGTTCCCTGTATAATATGTTATCACATGTTATTTACAACAATTTGAACATGACCAAAATAGAATCACGCCCCATCGAGGGACGAAACTGGGAATACCGCTTTTTCATCGACTTTGAAGGCAATTTGAGCGATGCTGCGGTCAAAAATGCATTGCGGGGCATTGATGCGGAAGCCAGTTATCTGCGGATTCTGGGAAATTACTGA
- the pyrB gene encoding aspartate carbamoyltransferase: MRHLMSPLDFSVEELDRLMDLANDIENNPEKYAHACDGKKIATLFYEPSTRTRLSFESAMLNLGGSVIGFASSDSSSAAKGESVSDTICVISCFADICAMRHPKEGAPMVAASKSSIPVINAGDGGHQHPTQTLTDLLTIRSLKKSLNGLTIGLCGDLKFGRTVHSLISALVRYTDVKFVLISPEELQIPDYIREDVLKANHVQFKEVIRLEDALPELDILYMTRVQKERFFNEEDYVRMKDFYVLDKAKMDLAKEEMYVLHPLPRVNEISVEVDSDPRAAYFKQVQYGVYARMALILTLLEVEVC, from the coding sequence TGAAAATAACCCCGAAAAATATGCCCATGCATGTGACGGAAAAAAGATTGCAACCTTATTTTATGAACCAAGTACCAGGACAAGACTCAGCTTTGAATCAGCTATGCTCAATCTTGGAGGTTCTGTGATCGGGTTTGCATCCTCAGACTCCAGTTCAGCTGCTAAGGGAGAGAGTGTGTCCGACACCATTTGCGTGATCAGCTGTTTTGCAGATATCTGTGCAATGCGCCATCCAAAAGAAGGAGCACCCATGGTAGCAGCCTCCAAATCATCGATACCTGTCATCAATGCAGGCGACGGCGGGCATCAGCATCCCACGCAGACGCTTACAGATCTGCTGACAATTCGTTCTTTAAAGAAAAGCCTGAACGGATTGACGATCGGCCTTTGCGGTGATCTGAAATTCGGACGTACGGTTCATTCCCTGATCAGCGCACTGGTTCGTTATACAGATGTCAAATTTGTTCTCATTTCCCCCGAGGAGCTTCAGATTCCGGATTATATACGAGAGGATGTACTGAAGGCGAACCATGTGCAATTTAAAGAAGTTATCCGCCTCGAGGATGCGCTTCCGGAACTGGATATTCTCTATATGACCCGTGTTCAGAAAGAACGTTTCTTTAACGAGGAAGACTATGTGCGCATGAAAGACTTCTATGTATTGGATAAAGCCAAGATGGATCTGGCGAAGGAGGAGATGTACGTTCTCCATCCCCTGCCTCGTGTCAATGAGATTTCGGTAGAGGTAGACAGTGATCCGAGAGCCGCCTATTTCAAACAGGTGCAGTATGGAGTATATGCCCGTATGGCACTGATTCTCACACTTTTGGAGGTGGAAGTATGTTAA
- a CDS encoding ATP-binding protein produces the protein MTRIEECILYRDFEQQQLLQDITELMDSYKSGKLDADDRKKFYACLNQLVEMANAYGFSGNLWHDYLTFLLVNKENAFSTSCEIVGKVEGSINQMAKHDFVRFKELFDFDIEVFDEAFDSGDCKIICDYQNSYLSKKLFNHRIRSRIMELSEKLSAARDADEFMELMIQFYKDFGVGKLGLHKAFRIDYEGAKARIVPITNIAHVHLDDLVGYEIAKKKLIDNTEAFVKGKKANNCLLFGDAGTGKSSSIKGILNQYYDQGLRIIEVYKHQFKDLNWLITQIKNRNYKFIIYMDDLSFEEFETEYKYLKAVIEGGLEKKPENILIYATSNRRHLIKETSEDKGGIRQDMHTSDTVQEKLSLAYRFGVTIYFESPDKREFQEIVKSLAERYGIKLDEEALLLEANKWELQHGGLSGRTAQQFIDYLLGKQE, from the coding sequence ATGACAAGAATTGAGGAATGTATCCTATATCGGGATTTTGAACAACAGCAGCTGTTACAGGATATCACAGAGTTGATGGACAGCTATAAGTCAGGCAAACTGGATGCAGATGACAGGAAAAAATTCTATGCTTGTCTGAATCAGCTTGTTGAGATGGCGAATGCTTATGGTTTTTCGGGAAATCTCTGGCATGATTATCTGACTTTTTTGCTGGTAAATAAGGAAAATGCTTTCTCTACTTCCTGCGAAATTGTTGGAAAAGTTGAAGGAAGCATCAACCAGATGGCAAAGCATGACTTTGTACGTTTTAAGGAATTGTTTGATTTTGATATCGAGGTATTTGATGAGGCATTTGATTCGGGGGACTGTAAAATCATCTGTGATTACCAGAATTCATATTTATCTAAAAAATTGTTTAATCATAGAATCCGCAGCCGTATCATGGAGTTGAGTGAGAAGCTTTCAGCTGCCCGGGATGCGGACGAGTTTATGGAACTGATGATTCAATTTTATAAAGATTTTGGAGTCGGAAAACTGGGTCTCCACAAAGCATTCCGGATTGATTACGAAGGCGCCAAGGCCAGGATTGTGCCGATAACGAATATTGCCCATGTGCATCTGGATGATCTGGTAGGATATGAGATTGCTAAGAAAAAACTGATTGATAACACAGAGGCATTTGTAAAAGGGAAAAAGGCGAATAACTGTCTGCTGTTTGGCGATGCCGGAACAGGAAAATCCTCAAGCATTAAAGGAATCTTAAATCAATATTATGACCAGGGACTCAGGATTATAGAGGTTTATAAACATCAGTTTAAAGATCTTAACTGGCTGATTACACAGATTAAAAACAGAAATTACAAATTTATTATATACATGGATGACCTTTCTTTTGAGGAGTTTGAAACAGAATATAAATATTTAAAGGCAGTAATTGAAGGCGGTCTTGAAAAAAAACCGGAAAATATCCTGATTTATGCTACCTCTAACAGAAGGCATCTGATTAAGGAAACCTCGGAGGATAAGGGTGGGATACGACAAGATATGCATACCTCTGATACGGTGCAGGAAAAGCTTTCCCTGGCATATCGGTTTGGTGTTACAATATACTTTGAATCTCCGGACAAAAGGGAATTCCAGGAGATTGTAAAGTCCCTGGCAGAACGTTACGGGATTAAACTGGATGAGGAAGCACTTTTGCTGGAAGCAAACAAATGGGAGCTGCAGCACGGCGGACTGTCCGGGCGAACGGCGCAGCAGTTCATCGATTATCTTTTGGGAAAACAGGAATAA